The following coding sequences lie in one Fusarium poae strain DAOMC 252244 chromosome 1, whole genome shotgun sequence genomic window:
- a CDS encoding hypothetical protein (TransMembrane:1 (i50-72o)~CAZy:AA1_3~CAZy:AA1_2~CAZy:AA1_1), with translation MAAFDEEAHGLLDEHELCSEDTSVPDDIDLSTAYTASFSHRPKRSCAVRWAVAVIVVLVLSMFGAIVTSYGAREQFSETGQDTPLGYRLHPHEHTSRPPKTIVYSWNITSGIRSPDGVEKRVYLINDEFPGPIIEARSSDRVVVHVHNGLSQEGLSIHWHGLRMKDQNGMDGAVGFTQSPIAPSDNFTYNFTIGDDEYGTFWWHSHSHVQRADGLWGGLVVHFPNESNQSPEDYLVMITDWFHRNQIEVLSWFADASSRGNEPVPDSLLVNGQGRFDCSMAVLARPIVCSQVALEELKPLFRRTNDRRTRIRVVNAGSIAGFTIRMDSATMRPVRVDGGFDVHSKTTEAVGILYPGERVDIDVEWKDDHPQNRWLTIYMDDENFGYPNEALNPVQHFPIFDHSHKIPSSRDLEPNETRSLDPQHLKAAAKVVDIPSVVDQTILLYAKTEKLAHMDYEPVGFINHPSWKPQDPPLISQDRSKWDGNQLIPFISITLGKPTRVNIIINNLDDGAHPFHFHGHSFYVLSTYRDEGRGSWGSYNSYTGQEPPDGMNLNFPLRKDTESGRYTVICLFIWHEVWPLVCRLIMGQAQEDCDI, from the exons ATGGCGGCCTTCGATGAAGAAGCGCACGGTTTACTTGACGAACATGAACTCTGCAGCGAGGACACAAGTGTACCAGATGATATAGATCTGTCCACGGCATACACCGCCTCATTTTCGCATAGGCCCAAGAGATCATGTGCAGTGCGATGGGCAGTGGCTGTTATCGTGGTTTTAGTACTGTCCATGTTTGGGGCAATCGTTACATCATATGGTGCACGAGAACAGTTCTCCGAAACTGGGCAAGATACCCCTCTCGGTTATCGACTTCACCCACACGAACATACATCTCGCCCGCCAAAGACAATTGTTTACAGCTGGAACATTACTTCTGGGATCAGATCACCAGACGGTGTTGAGAAACGTGTGTATCTAATCAATG ATGAATTTCCAGGGCCGATTATTGAGGCTCGATCCAGCGACAGAGTCGTGGTACATGTACACAACGGCCTCTCGCAAGAAGGTCTTTCAATACATTGGCATGGTTTGCGTATGAAAGACCAGAACGGCATGGACGGTGCTGTGGGCTTCACGCAGTCCCCCATTGCACCTAGTGACAACTTTACCTACAACTTCACTATCGGCGATGATGAATATGGTACCTTTTGGTGGCACAGTCACTCGCATGTTCAACGTGCCGACGGCCTCTGGGGAGGGTTAGTGGTTCACTTTCCAAATGAGAGTAACCAATCACCAGAAGACTATTTGGTCATGATTACTGATTGGTTTCATCGAAATCAAATTGAAGTGTTGAGCTGGTTTGCAGACGCGAGTAGTCGAGGGAACGAGCCCGTTCCAGATTCACTGCTAGTCAACGGCCAAGGGCGATTTGACTGCTCTATGGCTGTTCTCGCAAGACCAATTGTTTGTTCTCAAGTCGCACTAGAAGAGCTGAAGCCGTTGTTTCGACGGACGAACGATAGGAGGACAAGGATACGAGTTGTGAATGCAGGTTCAATCGCAGGCTTTACGATAAGAATGGATTCAGCAACGATGAGGCCAGTTCGGGTGGATGGAGGGTTTGATGTCCACTCGAAGACAACCGAAGCTGTCGGTATCCTTTATCCTGGTGAGAGAGTGGATATCGACGTTGAGTGGAAGGACGACCATCCTCAAAACCGTTGGCTCACGATATACATGGATGACGA GAACTTTGGCTATCCCAATGAAGCATTAAATCCGGTTCAACACTTTCCCATCTTTGACCATAGTCACAAGATACCAAGTTCCAGGGATCTAGAGCCAAATGAAACCCGGAGCCTTGACCCGCAACATCTCAAAGCTGCTGCAAAGGTAGTGGATATACCGTCAGTTGTCGATCAAACCATTCTTCTTTATGCGAAAACCGAAAAGCTTGCGCATATGGACTACGAGCCTGTTGGATTTATAAATCATCCTTCTTGGAAACCACAGGATCCACCTCTTATTTCACAGGACCGATCTAAATGGGATGGAAACCAGCTTATTCCATTCATATCGATAACACTAGGGAAACCTACGAGAGTTAATATCATCATTAATAACTTGGATGACGGCGCGCATCCTTTTCATTTTCATGGACATTCTTTCTATGTTCTCTCCACATACAGAGATGAAGGGCGTGGGAGTTGGGGGTCCTACAATTCTTACACTGGTCAAGAGCCACCAGATGGGATGAATCTGAACTTTCCATTGCGTAAAGATACA GAATCTGGGCGTTACACTGTCATATGCTTGTTCATATGGCACGAGGTATGGCCATTGGTTTGCAGGTTGATTATGGGACAAGCACAAGAGGACTGTGACATTTGA
- a CDS encoding hypothetical protein (SECRETED:SignalP(1-17)), whose protein sequence is MKFELFLSALLSAQVLAIPEPDHTVVKDGDFTYTGIDKPPAASKRVAIASQNAVDPALAATPANVNVLETMAAGHAVVVVCSASQDLVQESAGLNRHGNPIRKIRNKDPIYISNHTESQI, encoded by the exons ATGAAGTTCGAACTCTTCCTCTCCGCTCTCCTCTCTGCCCAAGTCTTGGCCATTCCTGAGCCCGATCACACGGTTGTCAAGGACGGTGACTTTACTTACACTGGAATCGACAAG CCGCCCGCGGCCTCGAAGCGCGTTGCAATTGCTTCCCAGAATGCCGTCGACCCGGCTCTAGCTGCAACCCCGGCAAATGTGAATGTTCTGGAGACTATGGCTGCTGGTCATGCGGTGGTGGTCGTATGCAGTGCCAGCCAGGACCTGGTTCAGGAGTCTGCTGGACTAAATAGACATGGAAATCCGATTAGGAAAATTCGAAACAAGGATCCCATCTACATTTCCAATCACACTGAGTCGCAGATTTAA
- a CDS encoding hypothetical protein (SECRETED:SignalP(1-23)), whose translation MLFSRALGLAVAWFLAAINPAHTESLADIDHVILFMQENRAFDHYFGTMAGVRGFADPNVQVNDGVPIWKQKVTAKQSKDTDYITPWYLNYLGGTWPEATQCMSAGSNGWDANQAALNHGANDHWAMNNTPYSIGYYKRQDLPVHFALAEEWIVGDMYQESVIASTNPNRVMWISGSINVPGSPQTKDKGGYPYIDNNETPGCDRDGINCYPLKWTTAAEKYEAAGVSWSVFQDADNFDDNPYAWFEQFQDSKKGSKLNEKGMKGQSLDAFFAQAASGTLPEVSYIVGPMQLSEHPPYSPNDGSWLQKKVAEAVINSPKYSKSALIISYDETGGWADHVTPYHSPDGTAGEWIDDPYGEVGRTPTGPGFRVPFYIISPFTRKGGVYTEHCDHTSQIAFIERWQAAKGRDVKSEELVPWRRENMADLVNAFDFKNPDYSIPTLPDAPEPHTNSKGEYDGSSHCFSQYGNGRPAVPYTGEWANNDTASLAEKGFKSVRGLLTEGRTLVFEASGQALSVTSNGQVTLTKATKMHDNVPQGWVLHAMDIGGNDFTISSAQNSLYLCPNLKLCKGPGSATVFIVDFKPSKGHSFKDKESGQYLVSSAKKQLDWQETQSFWKTFSVTY comes from the exons ATGCTATTCTCACGGGCCTTAGGTCTTGCCGTCGCGTGGTTCCTTGCAGCCATAAATCCAGCGCATACAGAGAGCTTGGCTGATATTGACCATGTCATTTTATTCATGCAAG AGAACCGTGCTTTCGATCACTACTTTGGCACTATGGCAGGAGTTCGAGGCTTTGCGGATCCAAATGTTCAGGTCAACGATGGGGTTCCTATCTGGAAGCAAAAAGTCACTGCAAAACAGAGTAAGGATACCGACTACATCACTCCTTGGTATCTTAACTACCTCGGGGGCACCTGGCCGGAAGCCACCCAGTGCATGAGTGCTGGGTCCAACGGCTGGGATGCCAATCAAGCTGCTCTGAACCATGGCGCCAATGACCATTGGGCCATGAACAACACTCCATATAGCATTGGCTACTATAAGCGTCAGGATCTTCCTGTCCATTTTGCCTTGGCTGAAGAATGGATTGTTGGCGACATGTATCAAGAGTCCGTCATCGCTTCAACCAACCCAAACAGAGTCATGTGGATCAGCGGATCCATCAATGTCCCAGGTTCTCCACagacaaaagacaaaggTGGTTATCCCTACATTGACAACAACGAGACACCCGGCTGTGACAGAGACGGAATCAACTGCTACCCTCTCAAATGGACCACAGCTGCTGAGAAGTACGAGGCTGCTGGCGTGTCATGGAGTGTTTTTCAAGACGCCGATAACTTTGACGACAACCCTTATGCATGGTTCGAGCAGTTTCAAGATTCCAAGAAAGGCTCCAAATTGAACGAGAAAGGAATGAAGGGACAATCTTTGGATGCCTTCTTCGCTCAAGCTGCTAGCGGAACACTTCCCGAAGTTTCGTACATCGTCGGACCAATGCAACTATCCGAACACCCTCCTTACTCGCCAAACGACGGTTCATGGCTGCAAAAGAAAGTTGCTGAAGCTGTCATAAACTCTCCCAAGTACTCCAAATCTGCCCTTATCATATCCTACGATGAGACAGGCGGATGGGCAGACCATGTCACCCCTTATCATTCCCCCGATGGAACAGCCGGTGAATGGATCGATGATCCGTATGGTGAAGTTGGCCGCACGCCTACCGGCCCAGGCTTTCGCGTGCCATTCTATATTATCTCCCCATTCACTCGCAAGGGAGGCGTTTACACTGAGCACTGCGATCACACGTCCCAGATAGCCTTTATCGAAAGATGGCAGGCTGCAAAGGGTCGTGATGTCAAGTCAGAAGAGCTAGTTCCCTGGCGCCGTGAGAACATGGCCGACCTTGTCAATGCTTTCGACTTCAAAAACCCTGACTACTCCATCCCAACTCTGCCTGATGCTCCTGAGCCACACACCAATAGCAAGGGCGAATACGACGGATCTTCGCATTGTTTTTCTCAATATGGAAACGGTAGACCAGCTGTGCCTTACACCGGCGAATGGGCTAATAATGACACCGCAAGTCTCGCGGAGAAGGGGTTCAAATCTGTCCGTGGACTGTTAACAGAAGGACGTACTCTGGTCTTTGAAGCTTCAGGTCAGGCCTTGAGTGTGACGTCCAACGGCCAAGTTACCCTGACCAAAGCCACAAAAATGCATGATAACGTCCCGCAAGGCTGGGTTCTTCATGCTATGGATATTGGGGGAAATGATTTTACTATCAGTTCTGCTCAGAACAGCTTGTATTTGTGCCCCAACTTGAAACTTTGCAAAGGCCCTGGCTCGGCTACTGTCTTTATCGTCGACTTTAAACCAAGTAAGGGTCACTCGTTCAAGGATAAAGAGTCTGGACAGTATCTTGTCAGCAGTGCGAAGAAACAACTGGATTGGCAGGAGACGCAAAGCTTTTGGAAAACGTTTAGTGTTACTTACTGA
- a CDS encoding hypothetical protein (SECRETED:SignalP(1-19)), which translates to MQLVQFSVFAAVMAASVKGAKLEQRDIDECTSAANDLINVMSDMPTADKTLASFIAKQTDFEDVADSCVIPAVTGSMAAAYTAYAKSMESWVSETENDISSVYDACKDVPEVQEQLDSYKVPISGMCSSFAWATASATETAAATAKATNSAADSATVSAMETVSSTSAPSNVSGNSGVRSTGFGVVAIVAIAGLTVAGTY; encoded by the coding sequence ATGCAACTCGTTCAGTTCTCAGTCTTTGCTGCTGTCATGGCTGCTTCGGTAAAAGGCGCCAAGCTTGAACAGCGTGACATCGATGAATGCACCTCGGCAGCCAACGATCTCATCAATGTCATGAGCGACATGCCAACTGCAGACAAGACCCTTGCGAGCTTCATCGCCAAGCAGACTGATTTCGAAGATGTCGCCGATTCTTGTGTGATTCCTGCAGTCACTGGGTCCATGGCCGCTGCTTATACTGCCTACGCCAAGTCCATGGAGAGCTGGGTTTCTGAGACGGAGAATGACATTTCTAGCGTTTACGACGCTTGCAAGGATGTCCCCGAGGTTCAGGAGCAGCTTGATTCCTACAAAGTCCCGATCAGCGGAATGTGCTCTTCCTTTGCCTGGGCTACCGCTTCCGCCACGGAGACCGCTGCAGCTACTGCCAAGGCCACTAACTCCGCTGCTGATTCAGCTACAGTCTCAGCCATGGAGACTGTCTCAAGTACCTCTGCCCCCAGCAACGTTTCTGGGAACTCTGGTGTGCGCAGCACTGGCTTCGGAGTTGTTGCTATTGTCGCTATTGCCGGTCTCACTGTAGCTGGAACTTACTAG